The genomic segment CGCATTCCGCGCCCAAGCCCAACGCCGACGGCAACACCAACCGCCACGCCGACGCCGAGCCCATCGCCGACACCAACTCCCACACCAACCCCAACTCCGTCTCCTACTCCAACGCCAAGTCCGACACCTACGCCAACGCCAACTCCAACACCCACCCCAACTCCGGTCGGCGGCACGCCGCTGAATGTCATCGTCAATCCGAGTTTTGAAACCGGCGATTACAGTGGCTGGCGAATTTTCACGTATTTCTTTGAAGGCGGCGGGGCGCTGATGGTAACGGATTCGGCGCTGGTAACTGACGGCCAATATGCGTTGCGATTCCAAGCCAATGGCCGCCGCCTGGTGGATTACTGTGCGCAAGACATTTCACTGCCGCCGGGTTTGTACACACTAAGCGCGGATGTCGTTCCCAGCATTGGGACGATTGCCACATTGGGAGTGAATTTCAACAATGGCGCACCCGGTGCAACGTCAGCATCTCCGTCAGGACAGGCAGCGCATTTAAGCGTGAACTTTACCGTTACCGACGGAACCATTCCGATTACAATTTTTGCTGTCGGCAACCAGAGCCGCTACATCCGCAGCAACTTTGTTGTGGATAACTTCACACTGGTGCGCCGCTAAGCCGGGTACGCATACCTTCCCGATAGCTTTTGATTCATCGAAGCCGCGAAGCCTATCTTTTAAGATGGCTTCGCGGCTTTTCCATCTTGACGGTGCCCCGCACTTGCCGCAATCTGGGCTTGCCATGAACACTCCAAGAATTATCAAAGCACCAAGAGGAAATCAGATTCGTTGCAAAGGCTGGACGCAGGAAGCCGCCCTTAGAATGTTGATGAACAACCTGGACCCGGAGGTCGCCGAACGTCCCGACGACCTGGTTGTGTATGGCGGAACCGGCAAGGCTGCGCGGAATTGGGAGGCATTCGATGCCATTGTCCGCAGCCTGCAATCGCTGGAAAACGATGAAACACTGCTTGTGCAATCCGGTAAGCCGGTTGGCATTTTTCGCACGCACGAAGACGCGCCAAGAGTGTTGATCGCCAACTCCAATCTGGTCGGCAGATGGTCAAACTGGGATGAGTTTCACGCGCTGGAAAAACTTGGATTGACGATGTACGGCCAAATGACCGCTGGTTCGTGGATTTACATCGGCAGCCAGGGAATCATTCAAGGCACATTTGAAACCTTCGCCGCTCTTGCCGATAAGCATTTCGGCGGTTCGCTGACGAACAAACTGGTGGTTTCAGGCGGGATGGGCGGAATGGGCGGCGCGCAACCGTTGGCGGCAACGATGAACGGCGCAAACTTTCTGGGCATTGATGTTGACCCGGAACGAATTCGAAAGCGCATTGCCACGGGGTATTGCGATGAAATCGCCTTCAGCTTGCACGAAGCGATGACCTTCATTGCCGCCGCGCGTAAAAGCGGCCACGTGGTTTCTGTTGGACTGGTCGGCAATTGCGCCGATGTATTGCCGGAACTGGCGAAACGCGGAATCGTGCCCGATGTGTTGACCGATCAAACCAGCGCGCATGATGCGTTGAATGGATACGTGCCAAATGGAATGACGCTGGATGAAGCAATGGAACTTCGCCGCGATAAACCGGAAGCGTACGTCAAACATTCCATGGAAGCGATGGCCGAGCACGTTGACGCCATGTTGAAATTGAAGCGAATGGGTGCGGTGACATTTGATTACGGAAATAACATTCGCGAGCAAGCCAAACTGGCTGGAATCGCTGACGCGTTTGAGATTCCGGGCTTTGTGCCGGAATACATTCGCCCGCTGTTTTGCGAAGGCCGAGGTCCATATCGCTGGGTAGCGCTTTCCGGCAATCCTGATGACATCCGCAAAACGGATGACCTGGCGCAGGAGCTTTTTCCCGATGACCCGGTTTTGGATCGCTGGTTGAGATTGGCGCGTGAGAAAGTGCAGTTTCAGGGTTTGCCCGCGCGCGTTTGCTGGTTGGGGTATGGCGACCGCGC from the Acidobacteriota bacterium genome contains:
- the hutU gene encoding urocanate hydratase — encoded protein: MNTPRIIKAPRGNQIRCKGWTQEAALRMLMNNLDPEVAERPDDLVVYGGTGKAARNWEAFDAIVRSLQSLENDETLLVQSGKPVGIFRTHEDAPRVLIANSNLVGRWSNWDEFHALEKLGLTMYGQMTAGSWIYIGSQGIIQGTFETFAALADKHFGGSLTNKLVVSGGMGGMGGAQPLAATMNGANFLGIDVDPERIRKRIATGYCDEIAFSLHEAMTFIAAARKSGHVVSVGLVGNCADVLPELAKRGIVPDVLTDQTSAHDALNGYVPNGMTLDEAMELRRDKPEAYVKHSMEAMAEHVDAMLKLKRMGAVTFDYGNNIREQAKLAGIADAFEIPGFVPEYIRPLFCEGRGPYRWVALSGNPDDIRKTDDLAQELFPDDPVLDRWLRLAREKVQFQGLPARVCWLGYGDRAEFGVAMNEMVKKGQLDAPIVIGRDHLDTGSVASPYRETEAMLDGSDAIADWPLLNALVNTAAGASWVSVHNGGGVGIGYSLHAGMVVVADGTDAASRRLQRVLTTDPGMGIIRHVDAGYEKAIEEAREHNVTIPMQ